One part of the Bacillus rossius redtenbacheri isolate Brsri chromosome 18, Brsri_v3, whole genome shotgun sequence genome encodes these proteins:
- the LOC134541305 gene encoding gastrula zinc finger protein XlCGF57.1-like isoform X16, which translates to MLKQEPSEIVFPLIKEESVNEQPADGDVCVKQEPSELGFPPIKEELDEPCEDSWQPEPGSSSASQDYTLCKQQVKEEITIEEHPIAAATAAAWNEPHSCVGYHGNTSSGCIGHRSQDSPDTCILIKPEVTNTDPMKLSCPTNCHPKSAENYCVGNCIPIQQRTNTHTGHKPFSCTLCSAKFSQPSSLKEQSLTHTGEKPFSCTVCTAKFSQASHLKRHSLTHTGEKPFSCTVCTAKFSQASHLMRHSLTHTGEKPFSCTVCSAKFSLASNLKKHSLTHTGEKPFSCTVCTAKFSRACHLKRHSLTHTGEKPFSCTVCTAKFSLASNLKKHSLTHTGEKPFSCTVCTARFSRASNLKQHSLTHTGEKPFSCTVCTAKFSLASNLKRHSLTHTGEKPFSCTVCTAKFSLASHLMRHSLTHTGEKQFSCTVCTAKFSRASNLKQHSLTHTGEKQFSCTVCTAKFSRASHLKQHSLTHTGEKPFSCSVCSAKFSQASHLMRHSLTHKGEKRFLL; encoded by the exons CCGGCAGATGGAGACGTCTGTGTGAAGCAGGAGCCGAGCGAGCTGGGTTTCCCGCCAATCAAGGAGGAGTTGGATGAACCA TGTGAAGATAGCTGGCAGCCAGAACCCGGCAGTTCCTCTGCCAGCCAGGACTACACTCTGTGCAAGCAACAAGTGAAGGAGGAGATAACTATAGAAGAGCACCCTATAGCTGCAG CCACAGCAGCTGCATGGAATGAACCACACAGCTGTGTGGGTTACCATGGCAACACTTCATCAGGATGCATTGGCCACAGATCCCAAGACTCACCAGACACCTGCATCTTAATCAAGCCAGAAGTGACTAACACTGACCCCATGAAATTATCATGCCCCACAAACTGTCACCCTAAATCTGCAGAAAATTATTGTGTTGGCAATTGTATTCCAATACAGCAACGTACTAATACACACACAGGCCATAAACCTTTCTCCTGTACtctatgttctgctaagtttagccagCCTAGCTCTCTGAAGGAGCaatctcttacacacactggagaaaaacctttctcttgtactgtatgtactgctaagtttagccaGGCTAGTCATCTGAAgcggcactctcttacacacactggagaaaaacctttctcttgtactgtatgtactgctaagtttagccaGGCTAGTCATCTGATGCGGCACTCTCTTAcgcacactggagaaaaacctttctcttgtactgtatgttctgctaagtttagcctGGCTAGTAATCTGAAgaagcactctcttacacacactggagaaaaacctttctcttgtactgtatgtactgcaaAGTTTAGCCGGGCTTGTCATCTGAAgcggcactctcttacacacactggagaaaaacctttctcttgtactgtatgtactgctaagtttagcctGGCTAGTAATCTGAAgaagcactctcttacacacactggagaaaaacctttctcttgtactgtatgtactgctaggTTTAGCCGGGCTAGTaatctgaagcagcactctcttacacacactggagaaaaacctttctcttgtactgtatgtactgctaagtttagcctGGCTAGTAATCTGAAgcggcactctcttacacacactggagaaaaacctttctcttgtactgtatgtactgctaagtttagtCTGGCTAGTCATCTGATgcggcactctcttacacacactggagaaaaacagttctcttgtactgtatgtactgcaaAGTTTAGCCGGGCTAGTaatctgaagcagcactctcttacacacactggagaaaaacagttctcttgtactgtatgtactgctaagtttagccgggctagtcatctgaagcagcactctcttacacacactggagaaaaacctttctcttgttcagtatgttctgctaagtttagccagGCTAGTCATCTGATgcggcactctcttacacacaaaGGAGAAAAACGTTTCCTTCTGTGA
- the LOC134541305 gene encoding gastrula zinc finger protein XlCGF57.1-like isoform X18: protein MLKQEPSEIVFPLIKEESVNEQCEDSWQPEPGSSSASQDYTLCKQQVKEEITIEEHPIAAATAAAWNEPHSCVGYHGNTSSGCIGHRSQDSPDTCILIKPEVTNTDPMKLSCPTNCHPKSAENYCVGNCIPIQQRTNTHTGHKPFSCTLCSAKFSQPSSLKEQSLTHTGEKPFSCTVCTAKFSQASHLKRHSLTHTGEKPFSCTVCTAKFSQASHLMRHSLTHTGEKPFSCTVCSAKFSLASNLKKHSLTHTGEKPFSCTVCTAKFSRACHLKRHSLTHTGEKPFSCTVCTAKFSLASNLKKHSLTHTGEKPFSCTVCTARFSRASNLKQHSLTHTGEKPFSCTVCTAKFSLASNLKRHSLTHTGEKPFSCTVCTAKFSLASHLMRHSLTHTGEKQFSCTVCTAKFSRASNLKQHSLTHTGEKQFSCTVCTAKFSRASHLKQHSLTHTGEKPFSCSVCSAKFSQASHLMRHSLTHKGEKRFLL from the exons TGTGAAGATAGCTGGCAGCCAGAACCCGGCAGTTCCTCTGCCAGCCAGGACTACACTCTGTGCAAGCAACAAGTGAAGGAGGAGATAACTATAGAAGAGCACCCTATAGCTGCAG CCACAGCAGCTGCATGGAATGAACCACACAGCTGTGTGGGTTACCATGGCAACACTTCATCAGGATGCATTGGCCACAGATCCCAAGACTCACCAGACACCTGCATCTTAATCAAGCCAGAAGTGACTAACACTGACCCCATGAAATTATCATGCCCCACAAACTGTCACCCTAAATCTGCAGAAAATTATTGTGTTGGCAATTGTATTCCAATACAGCAACGTACTAATACACACACAGGCCATAAACCTTTCTCCTGTACtctatgttctgctaagtttagccagCCTAGCTCTCTGAAGGAGCaatctcttacacacactggagaaaaacctttctcttgtactgtatgtactgctaagtttagccaGGCTAGTCATCTGAAgcggcactctcttacacacactggagaaaaacctttctcttgtactgtatgtactgctaagtttagccaGGCTAGTCATCTGATGCGGCACTCTCTTAcgcacactggagaaaaacctttctcttgtactgtatgttctgctaagtttagcctGGCTAGTAATCTGAAgaagcactctcttacacacactggagaaaaacctttctcttgtactgtatgtactgcaaAGTTTAGCCGGGCTTGTCATCTGAAgcggcactctcttacacacactggagaaaaacctttctcttgtactgtatgtactgctaagtttagcctGGCTAGTAATCTGAAgaagcactctcttacacacactggagaaaaacctttctcttgtactgtatgtactgctaggTTTAGCCGGGCTAGTaatctgaagcagcactctcttacacacactggagaaaaacctttctcttgtactgtatgtactgctaagtttagcctGGCTAGTAATCTGAAgcggcactctcttacacacactggagaaaaacctttctcttgtactgtatgtactgctaagtttagtCTGGCTAGTCATCTGATgcggcactctcttacacacactggagaaaaacagttctcttgtactgtatgtactgcaaAGTTTAGCCGGGCTAGTaatctgaagcagcactctcttacacacactggagaaaaacagttctcttgtactgtatgtactgctaagtttagccgggctagtcatctgaagcagcactctcttacacacactggagaaaaacctttctcttgttcagtatgttctgctaagtttagccagGCTAGTCATCTGATgcggcactctcttacacacaaaGGAGAAAAACGTTTCCTTCTGTGA